The genomic segment CCGCACCGCCGCGAGCGTCGTCGGTGTCGACGCCAACCCCGAGGCGCACGAGCACGCGCGGCTTCGCTACCGCGCCCCGAACCTCGAGTTCCGCCGCGCGCTCGTCGAGGACTTCGCCGAGCCATGCGACGCGATCGTCTTCCTGCAGACGATCGAGCACGTCGCGGACCCCGGAGCGCTGCTTCGCGGGTTCGCCGCGGTCGCGCCGACGTCCTATGTCTCGACCCCCAATCGACTGACCCTCGCGCCGCCCGGCGCGGAGAAGTCCGGCAACCCGTGGCACGTCCAGGAGTGGACGCCGGCGGAGTACGACGCGCTCGTCGCCCCCGCCTTCTCCTCGCACCGGATGCTCGGCCTCCACCATGCGCGAAAGCTCCGCGTCCACGAGCTGGCGATCAGATTCGGCTGGGACCGCGTGCACCCGGCGCTCGGGATCACGAAGCCCTTCTACGAGCGCTTCGTGCCCGCGATCTCGGCCCGCGACTTCGTCCTGCGCGAG from the Thermoleophilia bacterium SCSIO 60948 genome contains:
- a CDS encoding methyltransferase domain-containing protein; translation: MTTRHVQRDQPPGVPPLELTGERTLPDVPEENYWYRRHVAVYEWIADRVAGLRVADLACGEGYGSAILARTAASVVGVDANPEAHEHARLRYRAPNLEFRRALVEDFAEPCDAIVFLQTIEHVADPGALLRGFAAVAPTSYVSTPNRLTLAPPGAEKSGNPWHVQEWTPAEYDALVAPAFSSHRMLGLHHARKLRVHELAIRFGWDRVHPALGITKPFYERFVPAISARDFVLREAAEPSAHDGALDLLAIGLA